The window TCACATACATAGAGACGACTCATTAGTGTTCGTAAGAaactgtgaaaataaaaattggatGAAAACTAAACGGCCTTCACAGAAACATGTAAGAAAAGTGAAGGAAAACGACAGACATGATGATGACAGTGATTCTCACGATGAGTATTTATATGATTCGGAAACAAGCATGAATGATGCGGTAGATGAAGATGAATGTAGCTATaaaaaacaagattttatCGAAGTGGACAAAACTGGCAATATATTCGATGACGATTTTCAGAATCTAGCCGAATACGAACCTAAAGATAATCACGAGTTACTAGATATAAAAGAAGAACCAATTGATGAAGAACATCTTGAATTCAATAGTTATAATCGTGAGAGTATGGATGccgaaaataatgttttaaaacacGATGCCGATAATCTTAATGATGTTCAACCCTCTGACACAGACGAAGATGTACTTCAATTCTATAACCCTGAAACGTTCGACCGAGAAGGCACTATAAAACATTTAGTATTATTAGCATGTCAGAAACATAAAATAGCTATACCTAAAGAGTATACAACAATAGGAAATAAGGAGCCTAGGAAACGTAAaatccaaaatataaataaagaaaataataatgatgatgcTGTATGTGAGAAGAAAGCTAAAGTGCGTACCAAACCAGGAGAGATTCGGAAGGATGTCAACATCTTGCTGTCTGCATATTACGATAGTTTGAAACATGATGTGTTTTCTTCTGTTAGTCATCATATTAGAGATCTGGTTGAAAATTTTGAGAGGACTCGAGAAGATTTTGAAGCAGAAGATCAAGCAGATGGTGATTTCCATAACGATTTAGAAATCTTTAGAAATGAATCGAACCAAAATAAGAATGGAGAGAATATAAACAGTGCAGATAACACTAGTAATGTTGAGGACCCAAGTATTTTagaaattgaaaatcaaaCACATGACGATAGGGAAGTTGCAGAAACAGAAGACGCATACAAAGGAGATCCAAAATTCGACGAAAAGATATATGATGTCAAACAGCTATATTTGACAAAATGCGATGAGAATTTTGAGGATATATTTGACATACGCGATGATCCAGATGTAGATAGAATAATTTCTCAGAAAATTGAAGAGGAATCTGTTACTATGAATAGAAAATCTACTAAAcatgacaataaaaatgaagAGGGTTTCAGCGAATGGGAGGACGAAGTACCACTCAGTGAAATCAAAGAACTGATGTTGGAAAGGAAAAACGTGCATGAAGACGCTTTTGAAAAATTGGGATACTTGGTTaagaacagaaaaaatattactaaaaataactattggGTTAGACaagagaaaatattaagtaGGGTGCATCAACGAGTAGATTCTTTTACGAATGAAATGAAGGAAACATACCCGAAGAGTTTCAGTGTGCTCATCGTAGAATGCGCGGCCATGCTGGACTGCACACCTTTCATTCTCTATAAGTACATGGTGCAAATTGAAGAGCGCCTAAtccataaataatttgtaaaaaaaaaattcttcagaaaattcaatattttcataaataaattaaaaactggtAGCGGATTGCGACTTGGATTTGTTCcgtaaaattagtttttggttatgtacataaatatttacggTATTATGAGCTAAACTTACAATTAAGttctacatacatatgtattacgtggttctcagagcgtgaGACGCTCGGCATCTGCATCAAGCAATCTGTACtatggtaatgtaaattttatgaatgactgattttggaaatgtgtccttcctcaagaaaattgacggatcgtaatgacagcgcggccgtagCGGTCgtaacgctctgagaaccatttcaatttaattatattctattttcaatttagtttaattttagtgACTCTaaagtgatattatttattttattatcattatttgaGTTGTACCTAATGTAATATCTGttctgtgattttatttgtaagttaataatataaagactatatttttgtttatttctatgtatatttgtgtccggctataatataaatacttttattcaaagatctttttatttattagcttaGCTTCGTGTGCTGCAGCTGCAGGCCttccatcaacttttacagaacgattccaatgcaactcagttcaatttaggaacctataaaatgaatcgcattcatacaaaaaattaagtcgatggtatgaatttgcgatgcagttcagtttaggtcgtaaagtggatcgcgttaaaacatgatggtaagcccccagccAGGAGTGATGAGAATTGTGAGATCAAAAGTGTCACCAATCCAGGATTAATACTGCCCTTTTCAATAACCGCGTCAAAATCAGTGCTCTACATTCAAAGATGCAGAATAGGCGGATAAAATGTTCAATAACGCatgtggatatcgtacgaggcgactatgGGATAAAAAACCTAGACTGCTGACAAAGACAGGCCACACACTATAGAGAGTTAATGTCAATCAGCAAAAAATGCAGCCGCGGTCATCTATTTGCGTTTTATGAAAACAGGATAAAGCAAACTATGCGTAGATTAGATAGTTTATCTTTTGACAAATATAGACTAGATTATACACAaacacttaataaaaaatattgaattattatagTGTTAAAGTTAAACCATCTGcgatatcaatttattttgctgCTATCTTTGTcttgtttaatgaaaattgtaGTGTAGTtgtgtcaatgtcaaaatgcTGCAATGTTTTCCCTTTCCCGTTCTCGACTCAGTTTCGCGTTGAAGTTTCGTTCGGCGCTTGGGCTTgggatttgttttgtttactaatttatattaataaattaaactaatttagcccaaaaatattttagaaggTCCATAATAATTTGTGAATATGAAGGAACCAAAACAAACACCTATAGAGGATTTGGCTGAATTACGAAGCTATTTTGCATCTCATAATACGGTGCGGGAATATGTAGCCCATTCGTCTAAAGTACATTCAGTTGGCTGGTCTTGTGATGGCAGGAAATTAGCGTCAGGGTCCTACGATAAGAGTGTCGTGACCTTCAATCTCGAAAGAAATAGATTGGTGAGTAAAGTTACGTTTTCCAAAACATAACCTCTGTGTTGACTGTTGAACAAGATTTGACATAGAACCACGCACTAGGTGGTCGAAATCTATAAACGCATGAGTTATGTTTAATCACTCTCATTTCTGCTTTTTCCCAGTTGCGTTCGTGGTTTTGAAGCCATGAAACCTAggacatataaataaaaccataacatTTTTGAGATTCGACTATAATTTAACAACCGGCCGTCTGTCTGACATCAaacctccttgggaatgctattgttgctatatatagctgcctaggctgtgtgtcccttcgtcgcctcgtacgacatccacatgaggaaatggagtggttctattctatgTTTAATAACTGACAAGTATAccctatataataaatatgtaaaagacAAATAATCTTTGAATGGTGTTTCAGGCACAAGATTTTGTGTTCCGAGGCCACACCGGGTCAGTAGACCAACTATGCTGGCATGCATCACACCCGGACTTGCTCAGCACGGCCAGTGGAGACAAGTCTGTTAGGATATGGGACACAAGGTGGGTACTTTAAGTGAAATCTATGTCAGATgagttttcttttatctagCCTGTTAGGTGTTTTGtaccactgctgggcaaaggccctCATTTTTTTCCACTCATCTCTCTCCATAGCAAGTTCTGGCTATCTGGGTAGACTTTTGTCAGTGTCGTCCCGCCATCTCTTTCTGGGACTGCATCTTCCTCTGCGGCCATCCAGGGTCCAGAAGGTAGCCAGTTTAGCCCAACTCTCTGGCCACATTGACAAATGTTTCCCGCCGGGTCCAGCTTCAGTCTAGCAGTTTAatgatttaaatcaaatatgaacataatataatatattgtcaaTTTTGCCAGATCACACAAATGTGCTGCAATAATACCCACAAAAGGGGAGAACATAAACATAGCATGGTCACCAAATGGCAGCACCATAGCAGTGGGAAACAAAGAGGACCTTGTCTCTTTCATTGACACTAAAACCTATAAAGTGGTAAGTTGTATAATCCTATCCTTGCATATTAATGACTAGCTGATGACCGCAACTAGTTCGCGtgactgaacaatttttggtaaggagtcaaaattattagagattttttttacagacaaagcgtaacaatacctataaataatataaacgacCATCATGGGTAtgcatcaggtgttctagatcttcaatttttatacctcaacagaaaatgctcatcagactgaacaacttttgttagggcgtcatttctatatttcctattagTTTAGCcgtaccatcatgggtctacatcaggtgttccagatcttcaatttttatacctcaacagaaaatgctcatcaggctgaacaacttttgttagggcgtcatttctatatttcctatagtttagctgtaccatcattgttctccatctggtgttccagttttcaaaatcatttataccatATATTTTGCCCaagcttaatagctatataacaaaaaagtttcattcaaatccagtagttccgaagattaacgtgtacaaacagacagacatacagacatttGTCAAATTCTTTCTCAGTTactatgactctatcgcctaattttatttttttgaaaatatattcaatgtacaggattttttttctactgttttatatgTGTTGATCAATAATGATTTTTGTACGATTTCACCAaacgatgaaaataaatagtgattcctaaggaaagTTTagatctattatttattatggtttaacccatgcgaagccgggatgggctgCTAGTTTAATAGTAAGCCTGAGTATCTTTGTTCTCATGTTTATCAACTATTAAGATTCTCTTTTTCTTCTGCATTACCTTAAATAGTTCATGAACATATAGATTGAGATTTAGTACATGTTAAAACTCATTTTGTATTCCAAATCCTTCAAGAAACATATccaaatttacttaaatgtaaaagtgGCTCTACAATCTAAATAtctggtacagtcaacagcacatcaacctacgcAAACACATTGTAAACTCGCCGCTATAACCgagccatagaggttcatgaaGGAtaatttgatgtgctgttgaatgTACACCttgatttcaaattatttgatgAATATTGTTGCAAAGTTGTAATTTTGATGTACatgcatatataaaatattgataattgcGTGTGCGTTTTGCGCCCTCTTAAGGCGCTAAATACCCTTTTTCTATTTAGTcgactgtgactacattgtgtaatgtTAACCTATAAtcctttctaataaaattatttaccttaGTTTAGCATAAtctgttgtattttttatttttcgctaagaaaaaaaaaatgtgatggtgagCGCTGCTGTGCAGGTTGCGCCCTCTTAagcaataaatcaaatattttcaggTAACAGAAGAGCAATTCAACTTTGAAGTTAATGAGATCTCGTGGAATCTGACTTCGGATTTGTTCTTCTTGACTAACGGGCTTGGATGTGTGCACATCATGACGTAAGTTTACTTAAGAACATAAGCGATGGTGACCTAGTGGTTAAGATGCTCGCTTTTGATCGAATATTATTTGGTGTGTGTAGCGGGATTTTGCTATTCACGACtaaccatcgagtcgattcgcagtgagacgcagctaaccaatcacagtgcgtcGTCGACAAGCACACCGCAATGTTATTGGTTCGATTcaactcgatagtgagaagtgaattGTATTCGTACTTTGCATTGAGATGGGGTTGTGTGTTGCTATAATACACACAGTTACCTCTgcaatatttttgctttttgtgtctatgtattatattgttgtatatcatatcattatctactcgaccactgttcttgaaattttacatatatacatacatatagtttgtagtatggagaaggatagAAAACTTctcatcccgaaaaaataactcAATGGAACAGTATAAAACAACAGGTTTATGTCAGGTCGTACCTATGTATAAAACAGGCTATACAGTAGTATAAAgacgcataaggtacatagagactaacatcttttgttctacgacttttgtctaaacgtaataaatacaaaaaaaaaaacatttttatagttttaatgtcgtttctataaaacgttaactctaagttcgattccgctatataacgctactgtactgtttTATGTTGCTTGGGTACTACatagatgtgtagaatcgcaaattagatcaCAAAAAATCGTAGAACAAatgttgcttgttttgatgtacccaagtagtctttaggaggttttgcgttcgataccagtaaccctgtacaATTGAAGGAGATCGTCAGCtatgatatataatatgaaatttagcatgtTTTATAGTGTAAGATGTAAAGAATGAACAACAAAGGTTTCCCGTCGGATGTGAGGCAGGTACCCGTCGCTGGAGCTGCAGACGGTGCTGAAGGCGCACCCGGGCACGTGTATCTGCATTGAGCACGACCGCAGCGGGCGCTACTTCGCGACCGGCTCCGCGGACGCGCTCGTGTCGCTGTGGGACGTGCGCGACCTCGCCTGTCTCCGCGTCTTCTCGCGGTGGGTATCACTTGTGGTCCCCACATGAGTGGTCGTTCGGAGATGTGATAGCCCGTCGTTAATGTGAACAGACCACCAGCGCAAAAGTGCTtatcgtaactaatattataaatgcgaaagtaagtttttttgttaccccttcacgctctatctactcaaccaatcttcttgaaattttgcatacgtgttgtttgaagtatggagaaggacatagggtaccttttatttcggaaaaataactgttcccgcgGGAAATTAAGGCGGGCGaagctagttatatattaaaaaatatatatttatttgctaagtTGGTATATTGTTTACATAGAGTCGTTGTTGGAGTCTACTCACTACTATATAGGATggaaaaatgaataatttgatTAGAAATACAAATACGTGCATTctcgtcggcatgtgtctgttAGACATAGTGTAGCCGATGTGAGAGTGTTCTTATCATTCaaactatttacttttttattttttttaacccccgacgcaaaaagaggggtgttataagtttgacccaCTAAGGTTTGACtatctgtgtacgtggcaccgtagctcatcaacaaCTGATGTACTGATTTGGATgtggttttttatttgatagcaaatttttatgtggtGATTTCTTAGAtatgatcaaaatcggttcagctgaaaagttgtagcgaaagtCGGggtcttttttaaatttgtctaataaataaacttgttttattatcgGTTCACAGTTTGGATTGGCCAGTGCGCACACTGTCGTTCAGCTTCGATGGCAGGCTACTAGCGTCCGCCAGCGAAGACCACATCATAGACATTGGTGATACTGAGACGggtaatatgttttaaattattatcggTGGACATGCATACTGTCCTacttataaatgcggaagtttGTGGGGATgatgtgtgtgtatttttataaatatgcgAAAGATTGTggggatgtgtgtatgtatgtttgttagtctttcacgcaaaatctactagaccgattgttatgaaatttggtacacggctagaatataacctggaataacacatagggtactttttattccgaaatacccacgggagcgaagccccggggcgcagctagtaatattataaacgtgaaAGTCTATTTGTCATGCTTTCACAGCATCATGTACTGCTGGAATAGGTGGCCACATGTTTACCCGTCCGCTAAAACAAAAGCGTAACACAGGCTCCTAACTTCAGGCGTGCATGGATAAAACTAGGAGAGTGGAGGAAACTCTGATTACCAGCTAGACTATAAGTCGACCGCGCGAGTGAATGAGCAGCATTACTAGTCTATAGAGCGCtataaagtttgttttctcttaaaagtttcatttaaagtaagtaattGGAAGCATGGCTTTTTTTAGCTTAGTCTGATATAGTTTGCTTTTTCTTAAAAgtcttattatgtaaacaatccttttattttagattttttttagattaggTTTGAATTATTTGATAATGCAGGTCGCAAGTGACGAGAACGGGcaaggaaaaatatatgaagaaaATTCGACTTTAATTCcgtgaagattgtttacatgttaggactcgtaagaaaaaaatacgctAGACCGTTGTCCAAAACAATAGATTCTCCTTTAATATCTCAGGTGAGAAAGTAGCTGAGATTCCCGTCCAGGCGTCAACGTTCACAGTGGCGTGGCACCCCTCCAGATACCTCGTGGCGTTCGCGTGCGAAGACAAGGAGCCTCCAGAGAGGAAGCGCGACGCCGGCAACCTCAAGTTGTGGGGGCTGCCCAGCTCCTCGTAGACTCTGTGCGCTTGTGATAAGGTTGTAATTTGTTTGGCaatgacaaattaaatttgacgATTTCCAAGCATGGAATGTGACTGTCCAGCTCCTCGTGGACTCTGTGAGCTTGTAATAAGGTTCCAATTTGTTTGGCAACGACAAATGAAATTGGACGATTTTCAAACATGGAATACGACTATGTGTTTGCGatatgtaattttcaattttgtttggcgacaaattaaattagttcAGGACTTTGTGTGCTTGTGATAGGGTTCAATTTTGTTTGATGTCGAtaattttctctgtctacggtTATTGACTTAATATTCCTTAATAGAGCGAACGctcattttgtaaatattgtgttaCTTACTAtaagttgatattttttaaataataatttaattaaaatttataaccgtattttatttcttgaacacaaaaaatacatttacataattttattctactaTTGTAGTCATCTCAgcttcattcataaaatacatttatctcaagtttttttattatggtagTAATTATCaaacttaattttcaaaatataacctCCAAAAGTGTTACAAtggattataatttaaaatatgacccGGAAttactacaataaaataaatatcgactTTATTCGAGTTATCTATCACGAGCATTAGATAAATCATCTGTCATGATCATTTGATTTCTCATGGCGTATCTATTTTCCAATAAccatatcctaactaatattataaatgcgaaagtaagtttatttgttacctcttcccGCTCTATCtgttcaaccaatcttcttgaaatttcgctaaatgtagtttgaagtatagaaAATGACATAGGGTAAATAACTATTTCCGCGGGAAACAGCTAGTTTTCCACAAGACCTAAAAAAATGACTTTCGGAAAactgttttgtaatatttctttaagtTACACTGCTTCTAGTGCATCACTTAATTCGAAATTTATTTCTGTGCGCTTGTAAACATTTATCTGTCTCTTTCAGTCTATCTACCAAGCTTCCACCTGTAATCTCCCGTCCCTTTCCAAATCCTTCACCATCTGTCTAGCGTCACTCACGCCAGCCTTCGCGAACACGTCTACAAACGCGTCGCGTACGTTATCTGGCATGTTTTTCGCGTTCCCCGATATGTATATGCACGCTTTCTCGGAGTTTATTAGACGCCATAATAGGTCCGCGTTTTCGACTATTTTGTGTTGGACGTACCTGGAAATTAagacaaaaaagtatatttttttaaattactaagtACGCATGTttccaacaaaaaaaaaaaaaaactacatcaaATTAGGTCGATCTGCTTGGAAGCCACGATGCgacagatattaaaaaaaacttataacaccttCTTGTTTGAGTCCTGGGTTAATTATTCACATTATTAACATATACCATTAcatgttgtaaataatattttgtttgaaagatGACTTCTAACTGTAACGCGTGTGGGATTATTTTGCAttgcgttatttatttatggtaacACTAAAAATTCCCTCCGGAATGATTAGTCAACTTTCCCAAACTGTAAATTTTCTTTCCCAATCCATCCACTTCTGTTTCTCATCAGTTACTTGTCTCCATGGTCTGCTTATATATTTGCAGCAatcaagttttataataatctcaGGAAGCCATAATCAATCAAACTCACACTTTATTATCTTGATCCCTCGAGAAAGCACAGTACAGCGACACCTTTCCATCTCTCTCCCACTTCTCTAACTCCTCTTTGCAGTGGAAATCCTTATTCCTGTAGCGACATCCGAAGAACAAATGAATAACGTCTTTGTCCAGCGTGTTACGGTAATCTCGCTCTTGTAGCAAGCTGCGGAAGGGTGCAATTCCTGTGCCTGGCCCGATCAGGATGCTGGGAGTTTTCTGAAATAattgttgttaataaaaacaagctGCATGctacataaatttacatttaaaaaatggcaagcccttctggcataaaagggaccaacattgtttgaatgagtttctttcggcatttcttctcagcaatggtcgttccgaaatgctagtagtttgtagctttggtaaacatcatttaatttagaatatgacgtgaaaaagtgcctgtgaaggcctaatttctgaataaatgttttgattttgacagaAACAAGTAAAACAGAACTTTATTAGCGAAAtccatgaaaattaaaattgaaagtaTGTTCAGCACCTTTATAAAGTAATGTTTCAgtttaatgccggctccacactatcgcggatTCAGCGAACTTTGACGGGATTCAGAATACATTGCTGGCTTTTGATAAAAGCACTCAtgcaaattacgcaatgttcatgcattcgtgTCGGCGTTCGACaaagtgtggagccggcattaaacTGAAACATTACTTGATAAAGGTGCTGAAGATACTAGATTAGATGATActtatcaacattttatttttttaatattcatggTTTTCGCTAATGAATAAAAGGAATTGATGAAAATGTGATggcggcgctagtgtgcgcgtATGAATGAagccataaataaaaaacacagtTTTATCCAATAGCATCCTTATcctcacatattataaaacaaagtcctctctGTTGCATCCTCTGTTGTAACTGTTGCATCTGTCTGacgataacaaacaaatataactacttttaaactttcgcgttgcgtatatatatatatatatatatatatatatatatatatatatatatatatatatatatatatatatatatatatataactcttgcgttactgagtgactgactgacaacgcacagccgaaactactagGCATAGAAAACCGAAActtggcatgtaggttcctaggacagtgtaggggagcactaagaagggcactctgaaattcccatgggaaacgaatttttactcacatatgaaaaagctagttatatataacaggtatttgtttagtatataacaAACAAGTATTTTCTAAGTTTACATAAACTTACCAAGTCTGTAGGGAACTTTATAGATCCTTTTTTGATCCAACCAAAAACCCGATCGCCGACGTTCAGATTCTTCAGCCAATTGGAAGTTAAACCCAGCCTAGGTTTCTTTAGCTTAGTCTGATAGTTGACCACGGCGACTATGAGGTCCAGTTGCCCACTGTTGGGCAAGCAGCTGCTGGCGATGGAGAAGGAGCGGGGTTTTATTGAGGAGAACAGTTCGAAGAGTATTTCGATTGTGAGCGTCGCTGCTGATTTGTGGAAGTCGTGCAGGACCTGGAATGAGCGATTGTAGTCACTTCTTTTTGGCGCGTTCTAAATccatacttactaatattttatttttgtttattgattaagtttggataataaataaataaatattattgtatagatttgtatttttgtttgtaatgaaataaactcaaaaactacgggTCCGATTTTAGTCAAATTCGGCACAGAGATTGATGAAATGTTctggagtaacataggctacataCACGAATAACACGAATGTAATTCTCGGCGATGTCCTGTAAAGGCAATTCATGATCTGATCGAtgacatacaaaattatgcaTTTGTGTAATAACACGAATGCATGAATTTTGTATGTGCAGCAGGCTACcttttttttggttttatcCGATCGAAGCCGGTACGGGCCACTAgtctattaataaattagcCCATAAGTGATACTCGGTAAGCATGTTCCTTGAAATAAAGCTTCGCGACGTCACTGTCctgaatgcaaccgggaaGGCGCGAAtttaagagagagagagagaggtaaTAGAATGATAGTATTACCTCCAGTATGGTCCTCTTCGGCCTTCTACAGTAATTCAACCAGTCCTCTTGTCCTTCAGCGGTACTGAGCTCAATACACTTGTCCCTTTCTAGCCTATCCTCGGATACCAGCGCGAGAAGAGAGAAGACATACTGAGTAGGGTACGCTTTGAGGTCCCAGAATTGTGAGGCTATGTCGTGCATCGTTAGAGGAGTACGGAGGTATTCTGGTACGGGCATGTCTGTGAGAATGTgcaaattattcaatttatttacgtatatACTAAATgttacccggggcttcgctcccgtgggaattttgaaataaaacatagcctatagcaatcttggataatgtacctttctaatgggaaaacaatttttgaaatcggttcggtagtttcggaaattacccgcctcaaacatacaaccGCGTAggtacctctttataataatagtatatatattaatagctATAATTTCTAACTCATCGCCGACTGACAAGCACATTTATGCATTGTGTTGTGGTCGATTTTTCGCGCTAGAATGCTCTCACGCGCATGAATaatcgaattttaaaataccatCAAAAGCAATGATAATTTGTgttccatatatttttgttgctgAAGTTCCTACAGTTCAACATTCAACGAACTGTTCTGacgaacttaaaattattttttgttagattTTGTCAGGTATCTTTTTAAGTtaacaaactcaaaaaatgcAAGTAACAAGTTTTGCAGGGCGCGGCTCGGCGCAGTGAATCCGAAACCGACAGCATTTGCCATATATGCGTTTTTGTATTTTCCGCACCCAGCCGTGGGAGAGGcctatgtccagcagtgggctGCTATAGGATAAACATataatgagaaaataaaaactcaaatgtataaaaataatgtttattccTCATTCTCCTGCCAGCCGTCCTCATCGCTAAGGAATCTCCTCTTGGCCGCGGTGTTCATGTACGGCCTGAGCGCCCATTCAGTGTCCGCCGCAGATAACGAGTCGAGAGTGCCCAGCTTTATCTCGTACAGCTTCATTTGGAACCTAGGACCTATCTCCGAGAGCTCTATGCCTTTACCTGCctgaaaacgaaaaaaaatacataatttattatacttacattattataaaacaaagtcctctgctaCATTTGTAtgttaaactcaaaactactgTACTACaaggattttcatgtggttctcatgtgattcctgaggaaggtttgggtgtataatttattatgtttttacccgtgcgaagccgggacgaggcGCTAGtgatatagtaatttttatttccgtAACAAAGAAtatgatattttcataataatcccaTTTTGAACGAATATAAAATCATGgaaaaattttactaaatcaaaactatataaaatagtgTACCTTTCTATATGTGTGTTGCCTGAAGCATATATAGTCGTCGTGATTAGCGAACGTGATGACTCTCTTCGAATCTGGC is drawn from Plodia interpunctella isolate USDA-ARS_2022_Savannah chromosome 24, ilPloInte3.2, whole genome shotgun sequence and contains these coding sequences:
- the tex gene encoding THO complex subunit 3, whose amino-acid sequence is MKEPKQTPIEDLAELRSYFASHNTVREYVAHSSKVHSVGWSCDGRKLASGSYDKSVVTFNLERNRLAQDFVFRGHTGSVDQLCWHASHPDLLSTASGDKSVRIWDTRSHKCAAIIPTKGENINIAWSPNGSTIAVGNKEDLVSFIDTKTYKVVTEEQFNFEVNEISWNLTSDLFFLTNGLGCVHIMTYPSLELQTVLKAHPGTCICIEHDRSGRYFATGSADALVSLWDVRDLACLRVFSRLDWPVRTLSFSFDGRLLASASEDHIIDIGDTETGEKVAEIPVQASTFTVAWHPSRYLVAFACEDKEPPERKRDAGNLKLWGLPSSS
- the LOC128680618 gene encoding NADPH-dependent diflavin oxidoreductase 1 isoform X3; protein product: MIPWLKQYYAILEQSHPDIQPDKLGSKFIPRWKVSLLKGEFKNNHSNNCIDDDIYYGKGTRDTYLNAILFEIEKNERTTNESHFQDVRLMTFQTVQDKILQYVPGDIFNIRPRNSEEDVDDLFGIFETHNIDIKPHYRLLVEEFYEDMPVPEYLRTPLTMHDIASQFWDLKAYPTQYVFSLLALVSEDRLERDKCIELSTAEGQEDWLNYCRRPKRTILEVLHDFHKSAATLTIEILFELFSSIKPRSFSIASSCLPNSGQLDLIVAVVNYQTKLKKPRLGLTSNWLKNLNVGDRVFGWIKKGSIKFPTDLKTPSILIGPGTGIAPFRSLLQERDYRNTLDKDVIHLFFGCRYRNKDFHCKEELEKWERDGKVSLYCAFSRDQDNKVYVQHKIVENADLLWRLINSEKACIYISGNAKNMPDNVRDAFVDVFAKAGVSDARQMVKDLERDGRLQVEAW
- the LOC128680618 gene encoding NADPH-dependent diflavin oxidoreductase 1 isoform X1 → MSDISRIVVLYGSQTFTAQEIAERIWRSLKLLGFRGPVQPMDDYPISRLIHEEYAIFVCATTGQGDEPDNMKKFWKFLLRKSLPANSLLRLKFGVLGLGDSTYAKFNFVGKKLHKRLIQLGATPLIDIGLCDYQHDLGHDAVMIPWLKQYYAILEQSHPDIQPDKLGSKFIPRWKVSLLKGEFKNNHSNNCIDDDIYYGKGTRDTYLNAILFEIEKNERTTNESHFQDVRLMTFQTVQDKILQYVPGDIFNIRPRNSEEDVDDLFGIFETHNIDIKPHYRLLVEEFYEDMPVPEYLRTPLTMHDIASQFWDLKAYPTQYVFSLLALVSEDRLERDKCIELSTAEGQEDWLNYCRRPKRTILEVLHDFHKSAATLTIEILFELFSSIKPRSFSIASSCLPNSGQLDLIVAVVNYQTKLKKPRLGLTSNWLKNLNVGDRVFGWIKKGSIKFPTDLKTPSILIGPGTGIAPFRSLLQERDYRNTLDKDVIHLFFGCRYRNKDFHCKEELEKWERDGKVSLYCAFSRDQDNKVYVQHKIVENADLLWRLINSEKACIYISGNAKNMPDNVRDAFVDVFAKAGVSDARQMVKDLERDGRLQVEAW
- the LOC128680618 gene encoding NADPH-dependent diflavin oxidoreductase 1 isoform X2, encoding MSDISRIVVLYGSQTFTAQEIAERIWRSLKLLGFRGPVQPMDDYPISRLIHEEYAIFVCATTGQGDEPDNMKKFWKFLLRKSLPANSLLRLKFGVLGLGDSTYAKFNFVGKKLHKRLIQLGATPLIDIGLCDYQHDLGHDAVMIPWLKQYYAILEQSHPDIQPDKLGSKFIPRWKVSLLKGEFKNNHSNNCIDDDIYYGKGTRDTYLNAILFEIEKNERTTNESHFQYVPGDIFNIRPRNSEEDVDDLFGIFETHNIDIKPHYRLLVEEFYEDMPVPEYLRTPLTMHDIASQFWDLKAYPTQYVFSLLALVSEDRLERDKCIELSTAEGQEDWLNYCRRPKRTILEVLHDFHKSAATLTIEILFELFSSIKPRSFSIASSCLPNSGQLDLIVAVVNYQTKLKKPRLGLTSNWLKNLNVGDRVFGWIKKGSIKFPTDLKTPSILIGPGTGIAPFRSLLQERDYRNTLDKDVIHLFFGCRYRNKDFHCKEELEKWERDGKVSLYCAFSRDQDNKVYVQHKIVENADLLWRLINSEKACIYISGNAKNMPDNVRDAFVDVFAKAGVSDARQMVKDLERDGRLQVEAW